The Cygnus atratus isolate AKBS03 ecotype Queensland, Australia chromosome 2, CAtr_DNAZoo_HiC_assembly, whole genome shotgun sequence genome window below encodes:
- the CCR4 gene encoding C-C chemokine receptor type 4: protein MSSSSTESFEVDTSTLYDYYDNYNDAPKPCSKETVKRFAASFLPVLYTLVFLVGLMGNILVIVVLFKYKRLKSMTDVYLLNLAVSDLLFVFSLPFWSYFAIDQWVFGTPWCKIISWIYLVGFYSGIFFIMLMSIDRYLAIVRAVFSMKARTTFHGLITSVIVWLVALSASVPELVFRESFHEQNYTTCKHRYPGNFTTWKLFSTLEINVLGLLIPFIVMAFCYSMIIKTLVHCRNEKKNKAVRMIFAVMIVFFFFWTPYNIVIFLQLLELIGVIRDCQASRNLDYAFQITEIFGLFHCCLNPVIYFLMGEKFKKYLKMLFKNWWLPGDICKWCGLHISYHTESTSSFHTQSTGDQDAL from the coding sequence atgagttCTTCAAGTACAGAGTCCTTTGAAGTTGACACCTCAACCTTATATGACTATTACGATAATTATAATGATGCCCCAAAACCATGCAGTAAGGAAACTGTCAAGAGGTTTGCAGCCTCCTTCCTACCTGTTCTATATACCCTAGTATTCCTGGTTGGGCTAATGGGAAACATTCTGGTCATAGTGGTCCTCTTCAAATACAAGAGACTGAAGAGCATGACTGATGTGTACCTGCTAAATCTCGCCGTCTCAgatttgctctttgttttttccctgccGTTCTGGTCTTATTTTGCGATAGACCAATGGGTTTTTGGAACTCCCTGGTGTAAAATCATTTCATGGATCTATCTGGTTGGGTTTTACAGTgggatattttttattatgcttATGAGCATAGACAGATACCTGGCAATTGTTCGTGCAGTGTTTTCCATGAAAGCAAGAACTACTTTCCATGGCCTGATTACCAGTGTTATTGTATGGCTGGTGGCTCTTTCAGCCTCAGTTCCAGAACTTGTATTTAGAGAATCTTTCCATGAGCAAAATTATACTACCTGCAAGCACAGATATCCAGGAAATTTTACGACATGGAAACTCTTTTCCACTTTGGAAATCAATGTTTTAGGGCTTCTAATCCCTTTTATAGTTATGGCATTTTGCTACTCCATGATCATCAAAACATTAGTCCActgtagaaatgagaaaaagaataaggCTGTGAGGATGATCTTTGCTGTCATGATcgtatttttcttcttctggacTCCTTACAATATCGTAATTTTCTTACAATTGCTGGAACTTATTGGAGTCATTAGAGACTGTCAAGCAAGCAGGAATCTAGACTATGCATTCCAGATAACGGAAATCTTCGGCCTTTTTCACTGTTGCCTCAACCCAGTCATCTATTTCCTCATGGGGGAAAAATTTAAGAAGTACCTGAAGATGCTCTTTAAGAACTGGTGGTTGCCTGGAGATATTTGCAAGTGGTGTGGACTTCACATTAGTTACCACACCGAGTCTACCAGTTCATTCCACACACAATCTACTGGGGATCAAGACGCGCTGTAA